DNA sequence from the Lonchura striata isolate bLonStr1 chromosome 7, bLonStr1.mat, whole genome shotgun sequence genome:
GAAGGCGATGCTGCCCGCGGTGACTTTGGCAGCCGGGAGCAGCTCCGGGCtctggctcagcagcagcagcagccacagggctgggcagcccAAGGGCTTCCCTGCCATCCCccggctgtccccagggcttccctgccatcccccggctgtccccagggcttccctgccatcccccggctgtccccagggcttccctgccatcccccggctgtccccagggcttcCCTGCCATCCCCCGGCTGTCCCCAGGGTTTCCCTGCCATCCCCGGGCTGTCtctcagctgcttctccagACCCACCTCGCACTGCTTTTGCTTGGATTTGCCTTTGGGGTGGGAGGACTGCGGGTAGAGAAAGGGGATCCCATCCTGCCACGTGGTGGAAACTTCCTTTCCACACCTTTCCACACAGTGACAGCATCCCTGACTTTTCCTTGCTGTCCAGAGTTTTCTCAGGGATCTCAGGGTTTTGGTGCCTCCCAGGACAGGttccccagccaggctgcaatGCAGGGATCACCATGGCACAACCTCACAGGCAGCTGAActtggagcagcaggaatgctcAGCCTGGGATTTGTTTGACCCAAGAGATCaagcaggaggaaggaaggaaacagtGAGGAGTTGGCTCAGCCACAAGGAACTGGAGGTGGTTACAGCTGATCTTAAAAAGTCCTTTTTATAAAAGGGGCATTAAAAAGATTCTGCTGTTAATTAGCAAAAACTGTCTAAGGCACAAGGTGGAAAGGCACTTCTTCATTTCTGCTCcaggcagggcacaggcagGATTGATCCCAGTCCCCTctgcactgggagctgctggggggcCCTGGCGGCACCGTGGCCATCCCAGTGGCACCTCCTGGCACCACTGGGAACAAAGGCCCCACTCCCATCCCTTCCAGCTCCATGGGACACTCCCAGCAGCTTTAGGGGGAGAAGGATCAGGCTCAAAGTATTTCTGATTGGTAAAACACACTCTGACCCGAGTAGGAAAATCCCAGGGTCATGCCAAGGAGATCTGTGTCACAGGGAATCAATTGATCATTGCTCACTCTTAATACAGGTATTTctagggaggaggaggagttaATTCGTTTTTTCCAGTGACTGGTAGTAGGTGGTGAGGACTTTCCAGGCTTTGGGGGCCATGAAGCCGTCCGGGGGGTTCTCCCCTTCCCGAGCAAGCTTCCTCATGCGTGTTCCTGAGATGAAGTCAAAATCATCGTGCCTGTGTGAAACAGAGACAGGTGACATCAGCACAGCTGGCCCGAGTCACCCCCCCAGGGCGCCTCatcccagaggagctgcagtgTCCATAACACTTCCCAGCTCAGGGAGGCTGCCTTCCTACAGCCTCTCAGcacccagcctgtgctgcttttcctccctgGTGGCATCTTTAGTTGCATGACACCTGGGAACAGCTTTTGGAGGAACACACAGGTGACTTTCCCAGGTTCTGCCCCCATTCCTCTCCTAGGGAGGAACATGGCTTTTCCCCGTCTCCTGGAACGCTGCGAGCCCGAGGTGCCTGTTACAGTGTGCTTGGATATGCCTTTCCCCCATTCCctgggaccctgtgactctgatcacaGAACCCTGGACTCTCCTTCATGCCCTGACAGGGTTGTCAGAGAGCCAAGgagccctccctgtccaaagCCTGGAtaaacccctgacatttcctgttcattctcttttgccccgctctccctttggacatcacagaataaagagagctgcacCATCATatattggggtaagagcctcttttggaaatctttgccatctcctgatattcctcccctcaaagcctcaaatctctgggctagcctgctAATTCAGGGGGCTGAGAGGGGAGAAACATCAGGCGCCCACAAACCGCACGTCGTGAAAAGCGCGACGTGGCTGCTGCGTTACCTTTTGGGGTCGTAGAAATCCATGGCTCTTTTGAGCTTGTTGTAGGCAGCCACCCGGAAGGGGAGGATCTCCACGGAGGTGAGGCcgggggccatgctcagcaccTTCCCACCGTGCGTGGCCTCGTACAGGTCCTGCTTGGTGTCGGGGTGCGGCATCCCCGCCGGGTCGCGCCCCACGATGTAGAAGTTGGCCCCCGCCACCATCCGGGCCCGGCAGTGCCACTGCACCTGcagggagggacacggggactgggctggggacagggaggccCCGGGGATCCTCGGGCAGCGTGTGGCAGCTGAGCTGGTTCCGATCTGGCGGCAGTTTGATTTTGCGGCGTGCCAAAGCGGCGCACACGGGAGGGGAGGTTCAGCATCTGCCCCTTCCATCCCACTGGTTTAGGGAGAGAAGGGAAACCCCTGGGGGCAAACAAATGAGCGCCCCTGCCCACCAGAAAAAGGTGAAGCCTGTGTATCCCTTCTCCCCAGCCCTCCACAGCCCaggagaggaagggagctgaTGGAGCAGAACTCTGTGtgggatgctgcagcagcaagcGCAGGTAAACCATGCAGGGATCCAAAGTGAGGACATGGTTCCATCCCCCTTCCTGGGGTTTTCCAGGCAGGCTGCCAGCACAACCCCCACGGACaggctgcctgccctgccctgctgcgtTACCTCCGTGGGGCCAGCGTAGAGCATGGGAGAGGGGAAGATGGCCACGATGGTGGACTTGGGGTCCAGGACTTGCTCCTCCAGCACGGCCGCGTGCTGCTTCATGCGCCACTCCAGAGGGACGTCGTCGTCCTTGGTCCAGCCGCCCAGggggtgcagcagcagcacggggTTCTTGTAGCCCCTCTCCAGGAGCTGGCGCCGCGTGTCCTGCATCAGCAGCGCGTGCCCGTTGTGCACCGGGTTGCGCAGCTGGAAGGCGAAGACGGCGTCTGGAAGGGAAAGGTCGGGGGGTCACAGGGCTCAATCCCACACTCTGAGCTTCCACAGAGCCCTGACAGACCTGTGTGTGCCCTGACAGACCTGTGTGTGCCCTGTCTGAGCCCTGACAGACCTGTGTGTGCCCTGACAGACCTGTGTGTACCCTGTCTGAGCCATGACAGACCTGTGTGTGCCCCTCAGCCCTGACAGACCTGTGTGTGCCCCCTCAGCCCTGACAGACCTGTGTGTCCTGTCTGAGCCCTGACAGACCTGTGTGTACCCTGACAGACCTGTGTGTGCCCCTCAGCCCTGACAGACCTGTGTGTGCCCTGTCTGAGCCCTGACAGACCTGTGTGTACCCTGACAGACCTGTGTGTGCCCCTCAGCCCTGACAGACCTGTGTGTCCTGTCTCCACACAAGCAAAGCCCTGAACGCCTCAGCTGAGtgtttcacacacacacatcaccCTGCCAAGGTTATTTTCACTGCAGTCCCTTGCTTTGGGGCTGATTTCAGCCCTGTCAGCTCTCCTGCAATGTTTGTGCATGGCACTGGACACCTGCACTGATGGCTTAAGTGATCTGTCACCTCCCCAAGCTCAGTGGCACCTGCAGGAGGGCCAGTGCTCTTTCTCCAGAGTGAGGGTGGGTGTCTGACCCTTGCTATCCCCagtggacggggcttggagcaacctgggaatgtggaaggtgtccctacccatggcagggggtggatgagatgagctttaaggtccctccaacccaaaccatgctggGATTCCATGGGACAGAGAGCTGGGAGAAGACACCTGagctgtgccccaggtgtgAAGGCCAAGAATGCCAGTGCAGAGAGGATCTGACCTGCCAGGGGGATGCGAGCAGGATGCTCAGCACTTCCCAGCCCTCAGAGCAGCACACTGAGGACACAGCCCATCACAAGCACTGCCCTAACCAAGCAGCCCTGTGCCACTTTTTGTGCCGTGCCCTGAGTCCCCCTGACTGCCCACCCTCCCGAACAGCCCTGTTTTGGGAGCATCCAGAAGCCACCTGGAAGTGCTGTGAGCTTGAGAGGAGTCATGGATCACACCAAGGCCCAGTGGGGCAGGAAGAGCCCTGTCACTGGTGTAAGCCAGGGCACTCACCAGCATTCATTTCCCTGAACTTCTGCTTGAGAGCCAGCGGGGTCAGGCGGTACTGGTCCAGCCCATCGTTCCATTTGATCTTCTCCAGGACCTGCAGGTCTCCACCAACCAGCCAGTCTCCACTCTCCATCACCATCTGGGAATGACACACACCTTCAGTGCAAAGGGGATGGCAcacttttccttctccctctcccagtCTCATTTGAAAGGTGTGAGGCTCAACCCCGTTGGAGAAGGACCTTCCCTTGTCTCAGGTGGAAAACATCATCACAGTGACCACATGAAGGAATGTCTTGGGCAGCAAAACCTCATCAAGTGGGGCAGCAGCCACCCAGTCCCCACCCAGCTGGGTGCTGCACTCCCCTGTGGCAGCCAGCAGTCCATAGGAAGGCACAAAACCTTCCTCCACCTCCCTCTCTGCTTTCCTCCTGGGAATACACAGGAGGAATGAGCCTCCTGCAAGGCACACACCTGCTGCTGATTAATTAAACCAGGCATTTTCAGGGAGGGGAAAGAACTACCACAGCCTTTTAAAGCAGAAACTCAAGTCACTGTGTGGAACTCAGAGCTCTCCTTTTCTGAGAGATGATGCTCCTTGTACTGCCACACACTGAGTGGGAAGAGAGAAGCTGCAAAAACACACCAACCCTGCTGGCTGCCTGtagggaaaagcaaaaaaattcacTCCTGCCAGCTTGGGATGGGCTGGTGACCAAAAAAATCAGTCCTGCCTACTTGGGATAGACAGGTTCCCAGCAAACAGCTGGGCTGGAAATGCAGACAGGAAACCCATCACCCTCAAAACCTTGGAAAAATTCACTTCTCCATCCCCTGGCCATGTTTCACCCCCGAGGCTGTGCTTCCCGTGGCAGGGAGGGGCTGGACCTAACACTGTCTATTTGAGCCAGGTCTTACAAGCTCTCAGAGACAAGTATTACACCCTTGATAGCTCAGCTACCTCAGGTGGCATAAAAGTATGAGGATGGCTCCTGTGGCAGTGTTGGGAAcagaaaagttttaataaaaggcaaaataaaaaagagagagaaaaatcaacCCAGGTTTTTATATAGAGAGAAAAACCGAGCCAGGGAAGAAGTTCTTGCTCCtgctaaaacacttcacaaaagcAATTTACTTCTTGTGTTCTCTTATTTTCTAGTGAATTACTTAGGTGGGACTTGCTTTTGTCTATTTAGCTGTCCTTAAGTTTGAGGTGAAGTCCCCAAAGTCCTATGAGGCATCTTTGAGGAGAGAaacttctgggcttttttttaagTTGACAAATGTCGGAACTCAacatgtccctcagacatttttggaggttccgggcccaggtcagaagcatttgagaccctggcaggcagctggaaacagctgtgattttgggctTGAACCATGGAACAATTTACCAGCCTTGCagggagaacaagaagtcacaaaagtttagatattatagcagaagtagtcacaaagtaaagggaagaaattttgagtgctgtacagggggttttggttttgtacatgggggtcagaggttttaagatggatttgggatttgggcctgccctgtcctgcctctttcttcttccttacctccatgttcttggtgatgttgtcactcacagattggtttagagtagaaaggcaccatttaatataggtaataggcattggggaaaaactgtaaacatgtaacacataatgtaccatataaaagatagaaaatcaccatttgaTATAGGTAGTAGGCATTGGGGGAAACTGtgaccatgtaacacgtaatgtaccatataaaagatagaaaatcaccatttaatacaGGTGATAGGCATTGGGGGAAACTGTGAAcgtgtaacacgtaatgtaccatataaaagatagaaaatcaccatttaatataggtgataggcattgggggaaaactgtaaccatgtaacacgtaatgtaccatataaaagagagcagcagccctgggtggggagagtcagagaggatgtcagggtgtgtgtgtgcctctgcctgagctctgagcaaaccacagcagcccgaggagaaaatcttttagataacttccaataaactgccttgagaccaaacaacagagactgctgagcctttctttggaagctcggcttggaggagagactttcccaccacacggagccagcCCCCAGGGATGCTCTCCGGCGCACAAAGACCAACTCGTTTCGCTCCGCCAACAAGGGGCGCGGCATCCCCTTGGGCCCACCTGGATGTGCGGGTGGCGGGGGCAGGCGGTGCCCCAGACGCGGGCGCAGCGCTcctccttcctgtgctggaagAACTCGGGGCCGCGCAGCACGGCCAGCCGCCGGCCCTGGAAGCTGAGCGCCAGCGCCGCGCTGCCCTCCAGCCGCTGCTTGTCCTCCGCCGACAGCGGCAGCACGATGGGGATGCTCAGGTTCACCACGCCGTCTGCCGAGAGAGCGACAGCGCCTCAGCGCCCTGCGGGGTGCCTTCAGCACGCTGGGTTGCTCACTCCGCATCCCTGCCTTGCTCGCTGTGGGATAATCCTCATTTAGCCTGGAAATCAGCTTTGCGCCTTTAGGACCGGTTGTGAGAGTGAAGGGCGGGAGAAGCGGGTTGTTTTCACACCCTGAGCTGCTCCCCTGCATCCTTCTCACAGACAGAGCTCGCCTCTGCCTTTAGTTTTTAGCTGCCTTTAGTTTTCCCTGCACTGaggtttttccttttgtttagaCCTGgtcaaacctgctctggactgaacacccagagcagcagcagcatcttgcACCAGGCTGGTCATTGGCCGCAGCATTTCCAGTGCCAGGGGAACTGATAAGGGACTGATAAGAGACAGAGTGAGCTGAGCTGAGGGAACTTCCTGACTTTGTCATCTCTTCCAACAGCCAGAGGTTCTACTGTTTAATATTGCTCACTTTTTTCTGCTGGTGAATGCTTTACCTGCTAAATAAGCAGgttattttccacttttctccaataAAATCTTTTCCTGAACCAGCTGGGGGAGAGGCTGCTTGAATTTGCTTCCAAGAGGAACCCCTTTggaggttttctcccaaatttgccctaaaccaggacaaagGGACACCAGCAGCACCGTGGGGATGCTCACAACCCTCATGCAGGAGGGTTGAACACCCTTCCTGCatgaacaaaaattttaaaccagccccaggagcacaggAAACAGAGGTTTTCATGGAAAATCAGTCACTGCAGCAGTTTTCTCTGCACTGCTAATAAATGGTGATGTTAGCAGAATATAAAAGCTCCTTATCTAAGGGCCAGAGGTGTCTCCTAGACACATGGAGCATCTCAGTTCCTGTACTCTCCTTTTCCCTGGTTTTTCTTTGTTAGCTGCTTGTGAAGgtgaaaaatttaaatgtgCTGGCAAAATGCAATCCTAGACAATTGAAAAATTTCAGTGTGCTTGGAAAAAGCCTTCTCCTCCAGGAGAACCACCTCTGTGGAGATGGCTCCAGGCTGGTGTTCCATGGAGCACCCCATTCCCTGCACAACCTCCTGGGCTGCCTCTTCTACcacacttttaattttttttttctttttcttttttggtttttttcctggctaTCTCTATATTGTTACTGCTGCCCCTTTACATCTCTGCACTGCCCATTTCAAACCTGTTTTCTGTGTGAGTCTGCAAGTGCACACCCAGTTTCTAATTTCAATGTTGTCCCGAAGCAGATTGAAATCATGTTGGTTTTAACCCAACTCTCCCAATTCCCCAGTGTTGCAGCAAGGTCCTCCCATTTCTCCTTGGATTTTTGGATGTTAACAATATTCCAATGTCAGTACAGGAGAATTGATCTCTTTGATGGGTTTCTAGTCACAAACAAATCACTGATTCAATTCATTCTGATCTGACCAAAATCAGGTTGGACCCTTGAGAGTCTTAATTTGAGGATTTTGACTGTGATATAgatttttactttaatttttattaaattatttgcatttacTTTAAATTCATGACTGGGTATCATTCATCTGTCAGGCAGCAATTTTCATGAATAATCATAATTATATTCACAGGGGATCCAATCAATATCAACTTCATACATTTAAATCATATAAATAATGATCAGTTAATGAAActggcacagaaaaaaaaaagaaataaagctgcATTATGAAACCAACAAATGCTGCTGAAAGCGAGTATCTTCAGCTCCATTCCCAAATGCAGGATGGAGAGGTAACAAAAGATCACTCCAGCAGAGGTAATTATAAAATTACACAACTGGGATCTTTGTGCAGGCTGCTCCATAGGACAGGGGTGTGTCAGGCCACGTCACAACTGCCTGGATCATAAAAATGGGCCATGGCTGTAATAATTTCATAATAAtttcaagttgtttttttttggttttggtcgtttgggtttttgttttttttggtaaatCTCAAATCATTATAGGCAGAAAGAATCTCAGTTGAGGTAGTTTGTGCAGAGCCCGAGAACAGTTCCATACATACCAGCTACCAAGCGCCTCTTTCCTGGGAGAACACAAACATAATTAAGATAATTAACGCTCAGGGGCACGTTACAGAAACCACTTCAAGACTCAAAGCATTTGAAAGCTCCTGCTGGTGTGGTTGTGATCCTACCACAGCCTCACACGGGGTGTGAGCCAACACCTGCACTGTCACTGCCACCCCTGTGACAGAGTCagggctgcactgctgcaggtCCACCCCCCTTCCTGGCGGCCCTGCACAAAGCACATCACCCTGCTGGGGCATCCAGGAGGGATTTTCTGCAGGGCACTGGCTTGAACAAGTGTCCCCAAAACACCACGGGAGCTGCCCAAACCATCAGCCACCCCAGGGCACAAGGGCTGTGCCCATGGCTCTGGGGAGAGCAGGCTCGAGCCTCTCCCTGGCAGTGCCGTGTCCTGGCCTCAGCACCAGGAGATGGAACCCTCCACCACTTCCCaaagcttctccaggagcaccTGGTGTTCTCTGTCCCACTCAGATGTCACCCGAGGGCCTGGCCACATGGAGACACCCATGGAGACAggatctccagctgctgctgccctctgcTACACAGCCCTCGCTCTGGAGAGCTCATCCCCTGCAAAGCTGCTCTCCTGGCCTTTGTCCTGCTCCCCAGAGAGCTCTGCAAACCCTGACcatctgcccacagagctcagAGGAGATGTGCTCAGGGATGCTGGCAGCTTTGGGAGGGCACCCCAAAAGCAGACACGCTCTGGGATGAGCTTCTGGCACAAAGTACGGGGCTCTGGGGCAACGTGGCCATCCCAGGGCGCTCTGCGACCTCCCCAGGCACAACAGGCTGCTCAAAGACCACAGGGGAGGCTCTGATAACAGGGACATGTGCTCCTGAATGCTGTTTGCACACTGGGCAGAGGTGAAAGGCTATGGCGtgtctgggagcagagcccccaCGCAGACACTCCCACAGTGCAAACTGAGCACTCCTGAGCTTTGCCTCTGCTGCACGGTGCCCAAATCTGAGCAACAGCAGCAAATCGCTGCCCTGTGGGACCACAGGATCATCTAGAAGGCATGCAAGGCTCAAAGGGACTTGCTCACCCAGATCCCAGAAAGCAGAGATCACTGCCAGGTCTGCAAACCCCAGTGTGAGCACCCCATGTGCAGATGAAGTCGCAGCAACGGCATCCACAGCTGAGAAACGGGGTGGAAACATCTGTGCCCCAGTCTCAGCTGTGGATGGCATCACCTGAGCCCTCTTTCCCTCTTCCAGGGATGAAGCACCCCTAACAGGATGCTAATGCATAGATAAATCAGATTTATTTCAAGCTACCATGCTGGAGAAGCAGGGAAATGGGGTGGGGGGCAaaaccaggctctgctcctgttTCCAAGAAGCAGCTGCCTTCTCCTCTCACCTCCAGCTGAGCCTGGGAACCTCCCTGCTTCCTTGGCCTTGGGTTTGCATCTCTATTTCCACCCAGCCAAGCACGGCAAGAGCCACACAACAACTCCCAGAAGGTTTGAGCAGCACCGTGCGAGATGTCAGAGCTGTGAGCCAGGGCTGCGGCCACAGCAGGGTGACCTTGGCCACCTTCAGGAGGCTGGTGTGTGCCacagggcaggacaggaggacacaggGGATCCATACCGTTGAGCAGGGTGCCAAAGTGCAGCACTTGCAGGTACTCTGCCTCCCGCATGAATCCTGTCAGAGGAGTGGCCCAGCCTTCGCCCAGCACCTGCACCCACTGCAGATCCAGCTGCAAAACAAACCCAGAGGGTCACACTCCTGTCACCATGTCACACTCAGAGgttgcttttccttcccttctgctgaaacagcatttcattttcttttgcttcaaaTACAGGACATTCATAAAGGGGAGAAAGACATGGAGGATGTATCTTGGGGCTTTTTAAGCCAGGCTCATAGTTTCACAGCACAGTTTAGAaacccagaatggtttgggttggaaggggccttaaagcccatccaatcccacctctgccatgggcagggacaccttcctctgccccagtctggtccagcctggccttgggcgcttccagggatccaggggcagccacagctgctctgggcaccctgtgccagggcctcccaatatcccatctaaccctgccctctggcagctGAACCTGTGGGGCTGTATGGACACAGCAGAGGAGGCTGACACCCTGCAGCACACAGTGGGGAGGCAATGGCTGAGGATCAGGAACCCACCTCAGCTTGCCATAAACCACAGCCACAAAAGGTCAGGGCCATCAGAAGAACACAGGCCCCTTGGGCAACATCCTCCTGGAAGCTTCCACCCTTGGAGCAGCTAAGCAGTGTCAGAGCCTGTGTGTGACAGTACCTTAGTGATCTCCAGTGCTGGCAGCTTCTCTGCCTCAGCCCGGACACTGCTGAGTTTATCCTCAGGCACAAAGAGCTCCAGAACATCCTTGACTGAGCCCTGGGGCACGATGTTCTGAAAGACAGAGGCAGGCAGCGCTTGTAGCACGCTGGTTTTCACAGGCACACCAAAAAGGCAGTGTCCCAGAGCAGGGTTCCAAAGCTGCCAGTGATGGTGACATAAAAGTGACCCACCTgtgcctgcaggagctccacgacCTGCTCGATGCACTCAGACACCGATGCAATGTTTGTTTTCAGCACCAGCTCAGGAGCTTTGGGTTTCTCATACTCTGAGTCAATCCCCGTGAATCCTACGGACAATTAACCCCCAAATTAAATTTGTTTAATAGAATAATCGGTGCCTTAGAGCCAAGAACACTATATAAAAAACCAGGGGGCATTCAACCATGCAGGGTACAACAAATGACACTTATCACAGTAAGATTAGGGGAATAAGATCCTCTTGTGCACTACAAAGGGCCTCTAGGCACCCAGCCCTATGTGTGGCACTGCCGGGACAAGGCATCCAAAGCTTTGGAAAGCAAAAGGCAAAATAAGGTCTCACTCCTCCATACCTTTGATCTCTCCAGCTCTTGCCTTTTTGTACAGGCCCTTCACATCTCTGCTTTCACAAATATTTAGAGGAGCATCTACAAAGATTTCAAAGAAAGGAAGTCCAGCTGCCTCATGAATTTTCCGTGCGTTCAGACGATCCTGTTAGAAGAAAGATGGGAAAAATCTGAATTGCAGCAAAAAGACCTCCCTGGATTTTGACACAAGTAAATTAATCTCTCTTATAGATTTATTCAATGTACACTAGTTCTAAAAAGGGTTTTTCATCtcatttccctccttttctttaaagatacttaaaaaaaaaattataaaaatctaCAACTCTAAGCTGTTTTCATCTTTTCCCACAAAAATCCTCAAGATCTTTTCGTTaggcaggacagcagaaatttagATTGTGAATAATTATCTGCCCTATGTGAAAATGGTCAGATGTTTTCTcagatgatctcagaggtctcttccaacctcagtgattccTTGATTCTGTGAAAAAAGGAACTGCTTGCATCAGCCTGATACCAGCAGCTAAGGAAGTGAAAATCACAGTcaaatcttcagaaaaaaaacaacagtgagAGGTCTAGGAcaggctgctgcttctgtgACTCTTTTCTGCCTCTGAGGAGTTAATAGGAGGGAGATCTTAAACTCCTCTTAGCTCTTCATCAATTTGCAACACTGAATTTATCCAGCCAGGCCGCTGCCCTCCGAACACCGATGGCGCGCGGTTGCGTGTCAGCGGCGCTCTGCATCCAGCAGCGCACTCGGGAAACCCTCTCCACAAACCATCTCCATCATCTGAGGTGAGACTGAGATCCTCTCTGGTGTGCTCAGACACTTGCCTTGGTGAAGGGGGAGATGAAGCTGGTGATGCAGACGAGCCCCGCGTCGGCGAAGAGCCGCGCCACCTCGGCGATGCGCCGGATGTTCTCCTCGCGGTCCTGGGCCGAGAAGCCCAGGTTCTTGTTCAAGCCGTGCCGGACGTTGTCGCCGTCCAGGGAGTAGCAGGGGATGCCATGAGCCACCAGGTACTCCTCCAGAGCAAAGCCAATGGTTGTCTTGCCAGCACCAGAAAGGCCTCGGGGAGGTAGGAAAGCGAGGGGTCAGGTTTGAGGTCAAGAGAGTCAAAATGAGTGACACCGGCGGCCAAACTCCTTCTGTCTGAAGTTCCCTACCTCGTTCCTTCCTAAAGGAAGTGGATTCATCCTTCACAGATGAAGGATGAACCTTCACAGATGAACCTTCACCTTTTCAACCCTTATTATTGGAGGGATGGCATTAATGCCCTGAGGAAAGCATCTACAGCCCAACCTCTGGAGGGGTCTAACCCAGCAGTGCGTCTTGCTGGGCCACGCTGGGTTCCAGGAAGCAGGGGAGGTTTGAAAGGATGCTGCTTCCTCCAGGTctctcctcatcttcctcttcctccccctgctcccactgTCAAGAGCCAGCTGCTCTCCTATTCTGAACCCAAGGAGAGGCTCTTGCTGCAGCCACGTGGAGTGGGACAGGCTCTGGCAGCAAAGGTCCCCCATCACCTCCTTCTCTAGGACAGTATTTGAAAGAATAATCATCAGCCAGGTGAGCTCAAACCTTTCAGACACAAGATTTTTGAGTAACACTcaaagaaggaaggaaactgCCTTGGGTGGGGCTTTTGGCTTCAGGAACTACACAAAAGCAGACTGGGCGCTTCAAAATTGAGGaggaaaacagaacagaaatgtgCTTTAATCCAGCATCTACAACCTAAGGTGACAGGAAGGGAAATTAGAATGGCTTTACGAATCCTTCCAAGCGTGTCCTTCAACATCCTCCAGCAGCCAAAGAAAATGCCAATATTTAACAAGCAAAGGAACAACTGGTCAACTGGCAAAAGACAG
Encoded proteins:
- the PAPSS2 gene encoding bifunctional 3'-phosphoadenosine 5'-phosphosulfate synthase 2, which translates into the protein MSGREHTGSTNVVYQAHHVSRSKRGQVVGTRGGFRGCTVWLTGLSGAGKTTIGFALEEYLVAHGIPCYSLDGDNVRHGLNKNLGFSAQDREENIRRIAEVARLFADAGLVCITSFISPFTKDRLNARKIHEAAGLPFFEIFVDAPLNICESRDVKGLYKKARAGEIKGFTGIDSEYEKPKAPELVLKTNIASVSECIEQVVELLQAQNIVPQGSVKDVLELFVPEDKLSSVRAEAEKLPALEITKLDLQWVQVLGEGWATPLTGFMREAEYLQVLHFGTLLNDGVVNLSIPIVLPLSAEDKQRLEGSAALALSFQGRRLAVLRGPEFFQHRKEERCARVWGTACPRHPHIQMVMESGDWLVGGDLQVLEKIKWNDGLDQYRLTPLALKQKFREMNADAVFAFQLRNPVHNGHALLMQDTRRQLLERGYKNPVLLLHPLGGWTKDDDVPLEWRMKQHAAVLEEQVLDPKSTIVAIFPSPMLYAGPTEVQWHCRARMVAGANFYIVGRDPAGMPHPDTKQDLYEATHGGKVLSMAPGLTSVEILPFRVAAYNKLKRAMDFYDPKRHDDFDFISGTRMRKLAREGENPPDGFMAPKAWKVLTTYYQSLEKTN